TGCCGGGAGCTCAAGTCTACTGCCAGAGACCTGATGGGCCAGCGTCTCCAATGGCAGCTCACACCATTTAGGGCTTTTCCAGGTGGAGCCAGATGCCCACacggccccagcccagcccacaccCCAAGTGTCCTAGAGAGCCCCGGGAAAGGAGACAGTGTACGCCCTCCTCTCAGGAAGGAGGGTCCACTAAACCAAGGAAGGCAGCAAGCACGTTCTGGACAAAACAAAGCCCTGACCTGTGCCAGCAACGGGACATGGAAAGAGTGTGTGCTTTCCTAAAGAgatggagggcagagaggagaaggTGGAGGAAATCAGGAGGCAGGAGCAGACAAAGAAGGAAGAGGCTGCGTGAAGCAACGTGGGGGACGGACGATGAGAGGCACTTGTTCTTTCACTCTGAACAGGTCCCAGGGAATCGCAAAGAAACCAAGGAACCACAGCGCCACCTACACAGCCATCCGTAGCAATGGATTCTTTGGCCAGCCAGGTTTCTAACCCCAACCACGGGGTTTCACGGGAGAAAAGTCAGGGGTCTGTATGTACTTCAAAACGGCCGGGTTGACGAATTCCAGATCGGGTTTGCAAGTTGATGATGTCTGTATTCTTAGCTCTTGGTGGATGCCTAGATGTCTCCCGGTTGGTTGAGGGCCCCAGTGTCCCAGCGCCACCCACCAGCAGCACCGTGGTCATTCTGCAGCGACCCAAGGGTCGGTGAGTGAATGGGTGCCCCCGCTAGGCTGCACCCATGCgccctccttctctttctgctaaGACACATGGTTCCTCTGAGCTCGACCAGGCTGGCTTGAGATGCTGAGAGGCGACGGGAGGGAGGAAGGGCCGGACTGCCGGCTGAGGGCTTCAGCAGGGAGGGGGTGCTGGCAACAAAGagccctcctctccctgcccccgcTGGATGTGCTCGAGAAGCTAGGGGGCTGACGTGAGGCCAGCAGCGATGTGGAGCCTGTGCGCCTGGCAAGCCCGCCCGGGGCTCCTTCTTCCTGGGGCCCGGGCGCGCCAGGACCCCTTGGTCTGGCAGAATGGCGCAGGGCTGCTGACATCTGGTGAGACAGGGTTCCCCTCCTGCACGCCAGGGCGAGACAGTAGCAAGCGGAAGGGCAAGGGTGTGAGCAGCCAGGCCGCGTCACCGGAGGGCCGCTGTGGCGGGGAGGTGTTCCACACTGACAGGCACCCTGGCGAGACCGGCAAGACCCAGGCTCCGGTGGGCCGGACCCTTGGCCAGGGCGTGGCAGGAAGAAACCTTCAGCGGGAGAGGCGGGCACACCCTGGCTACATCCCAGTGGGAAGTTAAATGAGCATGGGAGCCCGGGACAAGAGGCCAGAGTCCTTGCTGGGGAAAGAGCAAAGGGAAGGGAGTCAAGCCATGTCTGTGCCAGAACGGGCCTTTCCAGCCTGGACCCGGGCCACTGCGGCGGAcgtgtgggggtggtgggagacGAGCTGGGAGCCACGGGAGAGCCCCAGCCCGCTGCTGCAGGAGAGCCCAGAGGAGACTCCCCGCAAGAGGCGCGGGAGGTCTGCCAGGGCCCCGGCGGTGGGCTGGGCTCTGCCTCCAGCCGGCGCCTCGGAGGAGTGCAGGGGGCCCCATGGGTCTCCCAGGTGCCTGCGCCCCAGCTCTGGGGAGACCCTGCCAAAGAGACGGAGAAGGTGTGCCAGAGGCCCATCGGCAGCAGCGAGCGAGGCGGCAGCGGTGGCGGGCTGGGCCCCTCCTCCCACCGGCCCTTCGGAGAGGGGCGAGGAGACCAGGAGCTGGGGGCGTCGGGGGGGGACTCGCTAGGTTCAGGTCCCCAATCCAGGGAACCTTCTCCCAAAGAGACGGAGGAAGTCTCCCAGGGCCACGGGGCACCGGGCGGGCTGCCCTCTGCATCCCGCCCTCCCCCTCGTTAAGGCTGGGTGGCTGCCAGGAGCTGGCAGCCTCGGGGGGCTCCGCAGGGTCAGGGCCCCAGCTAAAAGGAGATTCCGCTGACAAGACGGGGGAGGTCTGTCAAGGATCCAGGGAGCTGCCATCTGTGACCCACCAGGGTCTCGGCTGGATGCACAGCGGCCAGGAGCTGGGGCCCACGTGAGGCTCACTAGGTTCAGGGCCCCAGTCCAGGGACCATTCTGCCGAAGAGATGGAGGACGTCTCCCAGGGCCACGGGGCACCCGGCGGGCTGCCCTCTGTGTCCTGCCGTCCACTCACAGGGCTGCGGGGTGGCCAGGAGCTGGAGGCCTTGGGGGGCTCCACAGGGTCAGGACCCCATCCCAAAGGAGATTCCGCCGACGAGACGGGGGTGGTCTGCCAGGGATCCGGGGAGCTGGGGTCTGCCACCTGCGGGGGTCTCGGCGGGATGCAGGGCGGCCAGGAACTGCGGGCATCGGGGGGCTCCGCGGGATCTGGGTCCCAGCCCCTGGGagactccttggaagagaccGGAGAGGTCTGCCAGGGTCCCGGCGGGCTGGCCTCTGCGTCCCGCTGGTGCCTCTGGCTGCTGCACGGATCCCTGCCCCAGCTCAGGGGAGacccagaggaagaggaagacacaGGGGGAGGTCTGCCAGGGCCCCGGGGAGTCCGCTGGGCTGCCCTCTGCATCGCGCTGGCCCTTCCCAGCACTGCAGGGCTGCCAGGAGCTGGCAGTCTCGGGGGGCTTGCCTGGTTTGGGGCCCCAGCTCAGGGGAGACCCTGTCAAAGACAGCGGGCAGGTCTGCCAGGGACCCGCAAAGCTGCCATCTGGGAACAGACGGTGGCACGGTGGGCTGCAAGGCTGGCAGGAGGTGGGGGCGTCGGGGGGCTCCCCAGGCTCTGCGTCCCAGCCCGTGGAAGACTCCCCGGAAGAGACTGGGGACGTCAGCCAGGGCCCCGGTGGGCTGGCCTCTGCGTCCCGCTGGTGCCTCTGGCTGCTGCACGGGTCCCCACAGGGTTCCCAGGGGTCTGCGCCCCAGCTCAGGTGAGacccagaggaagaggaagacaccGGGGAGATCTGCCGGggaatgggaatactagaccacctgacctgcctcttgagaaacaagtatgcaggtcaggaagcaacagttagaactggatatggaacaacacactggttccaaataggaaaaggagtatgtcaaggttgtatgttgttatcctgcttatttaacttatatgcagtgtacatcatgagaaacgctgcgctagaggaagcacaagctggaatcaagattgctggggaaaatatcaataacctcagatatgcaaatgacaccacccttatggtagaaagtgaagaggaactaaaaatcctcttgatgaaagtgaaagaggagtgaaaagttggcctaaagctcaacattcaaaacactaagatcatggcatctggtccaatcacttcatgggaaatagatggggaaacagtgggaacagtgtctgactattttgggaggctccaaaatcactgtagatggtgattgcagccatgaaatttaaagacgcttactccttggaaagaaaggtatgaccaacctaggtagcatattaaatagcatattagatagcaaagtaatatctaacaaaggtccatctcatcaaggctatggttttccagtaatcatgtatggatgtgagagttggactgtgaagaaagctgggtgctgaagaattgatgcttttgatctgtggtgttgaagaacactcttgagaatctcttgtactacaaggagatccaaccaatccatcctaaaggagattagtcctgagtgttcatttgaGGGACTGATATTGCAGcttaaactccaatcctttggccacctaatgcaaagactcatttgaaaagaccctgatgctgggaaagattgagggaaggaggagaggggatgacagatgagatggttggatggcatgactgattcaatggaaatgagtttgggtaaaccctcagagttggtgatggacagggaggcctggcgtgctgaggttcatgggatcacagagagttgggcacgactcagcaactgagctgaactgaactgaacattttggCATATGGTAGTCATCATCTCATgggctaaaataaataaagtaaatatgcTAAACCTAAATAATCACCAGGAAGATCTGAAAACCTGACATTAATGGCATCTCTCTGTATGAAGTCATAGTAAATACATTGTTCACAGTcaaatcaaaatatttatgtaataataTACTCAATGTTAATATAAatgattctaatttttaaactataacaCTAAATGTCTATATTTAACATTATTCCTAGCTAAATTCTTCCAAGAACCTTTAAatacttcttttttccctttttaatatataaatttattttaattggagactaattgctttacattattgtagtggttttgccggagaaggcaatggctccccactgcagtactcttgcctggaaaatcccatgggtgaaggagcctggtaggctgcagtccatggggtctcaacagttcatgggatcacagagagttggacacgactgagcaacttcactttcacttttcactttcatgcattggagaaggaagtggcaacccactccagtgttcttgcctggagaatcccagggacgggggatcctggtcgctgccatctatggggtcacacagagtcggacacgactgaagcgatgcagcagcaggagcagcagcagcagcagtggtttttgccatacattgacatggatcaaaaatttctcttttaagCCAATCAACAACTAAGATCAAAGTGGTAGAAACAGTTACTGTTCCTTTTATTATTCTAAAGATTTGCAAACTTCTCAAGAAGTTTAATTACCAGAATTACACAAAAGGGCAGAGTTGAACTGGGCAAAAATTCATGTTGCTATTCCTATTAAGGTTTGATGTTCACAATATCACTTTTTTAAGTGCACTAAATATGTATGGAATTTCACTGTGATAAATTTTCAATACAATGTACTTGATTGCCTATAATAAAATGTCTTTGACaggttgaaaatattttgaagtactTGACTTTGTTCAAAGTAATATTAATTTGTCTTATGAatagcaatcagttcagtttaatcactcagtcatgactctttatgaccctatggactgtagcatgctaggcttccctgtccaccaccaactcccggagtttactgaaactcatgtccattgagtcagtgatgtcatccaaccatctcatcctctgtcatccccttctcttcctgccttcaatctttcctgccttcaatcttttcaaatgagtcagttcttcgcataccAGTTTACTAAACACCAACCTTGAACTAGCACAGATTTAGTTCTTACATATATTACTCAAAAATACTCAACAATGAGTTAGCAATTATTATAGTGAGTGCCTCTTAGTGATTAAAGGCAAGGACTGTGGAACCAGACAGGCTCAATTCAAATCCTGGCCTCATTATGTGCTACCTGAGTAGCCCTGGGGaagttatttaatttccatttgtaatagttttcttatctgtaaaagtaGTAAGTACTATAATACTAAAATATGAAGAAGTTAACATATACAAATGTAGTATAGCACAGTGATAATCAACTGATGTATATTGTTATTTCATCTCGCAaggacccattttacagatgaagaaactgagattcaaagagAATAAGGAGAAATGAATAGTTACAGATGAATTTGAGGTTGGTCAATTCTAAAGCTCCAAATCCTCATCAAAACACAATACAGTACTGCCAACAAAGGAAAATCAGGCCTAggtaatttcatttacaaaatcaaccaaacatttagagagtaAATGTCAGTCATGCTCAAGCTCTactggaaaacagaagaggagagaacacTTTCCAGCTCAGTTATGAAATCAGTATTACCAGGAACCAGGTCCAAGCAaagatataagaaaagaaaacctcaggACATTTCCCATGAGAATAGATGTTAAAATTATccataaaatataagtaaattcaATCTAAAGGTATATTTAAAAGGATAACACATAATAACCAAGTGGAGTTTATGCTAGAAATACAAGGCTgatccaacatttaaaaatgaatcaatatTGTTTCCCAGATCAgagcactagagaaggaaatcatatgatcatctcaattgtTGTGTAAGaagaatttgacaaaattcagcatctatTATTTTCAGCAAAATGGGAAATATAATTTCCTTAACACAATAAAGGGCATCTGTGAAAAACCTACAGCTACCTCTCTACTTAATGTTAAAAGTCTGAATGTCCTTCCCTTAAGATCAAAAACACGGCTGGATGTTATCTCAACTTAcgatgatcatttcacaatatataacaaatatcaaatcattatgttatatactTGAAACAAATATGATTTTGTATGTCAATTAGATCTCAATTAAAGGGTAAAGAAAAGATTTAGTTGTCTTGTTAATATACTGAGGGATATTGTGAAGAGATTGTCATATAAGCACAATTTTGCTGTGCCTTGataaccaaattttaaaaataaatcagaaatattattttctctttcctttcaaaaaaagaagacatgCTGATTATACAGTAGCATAGAAGCTAATACCTAGCAGAACATGACAAAAGATATGAAAGATCTATGCAggggaaattataaaattttgttaCAGAGTCAATAAAGGCTAGAATTATTGGAGAGAAAGTCCAAATTTATGTATTGGAATttgcaatattatataaatttcattCTTACTAAGTTAATTTATGTAATTCCAGTTATGATTCTTCATATTTTGGGTAGAACTTCACAAATTgagtataaaattaatatagaaatagAAAGAGCCAAATGGAGCCATGGATTGtgatagaaaagaaaacatagcTTTTTACAGCATATTAAGAATTACAAGGGTATAGTAATTAAGACAAGGTTGTGTAAAGTCAAGACTACAAACAAAAAGGCAAGACTATCCACTCTCACCATTCCTATTAACGTTTATATTACAAACCCAAGTAAGCACAATTATTGCACACAAATTTTTCTGCAAagagtaatttttatttctctttcattccttGGAGTGACATTACTAAATACTATGACAAGTATAcgtttaatttcattaaaatgttaccaagacaaaatattttccagTGTGTTCCCACCAGACATGCATTAGAGTTCTAGTTGTTTCTGCCTCTTTATCAGCATTTGGAGTTGTCAGGATTTTTTAATTAgccattttaattattatgtaGTGATAGCTCAGTGtagctttaattttcattttcctaatgattaa
The sequence above is a segment of the Ovis aries strain OAR_USU_Benz2616 breed Rambouillet chromosome 12, ARS-UI_Ramb_v3.0, whole genome shotgun sequence genome. Coding sequences within it:
- the LOC132657518 gene encoding uncharacterized protein LOC132657518; its protein translation is MVSKLKSLEPTAETKRARQWLGPRAKQHSSHDYSCSRGPKGPTRCSELLFPLLTLPARGEHSTIGRGKIETQGSSGEETTVRCLRWEDPLPKGVSYHLACRTRPRGRKASDRTVCACMHVSQGIAKKPRNHSATYTAIRSNGFFGQPALGGCLDVSRLVEGPSVPAPPTSSTVVILQRPKGRCLRPSSGETLPKRRRRCARGPSAAASEAAAVAGWAPPPTGPSERGEETRSWGRRGGTR
- the LOC132657450 gene encoding elastin-like, with the protein product MEDVSQGHGAPGGLPSVSCRPLTGLRGGQELEALGGSTGSGPHPKGDSADETGVVCQGSGELGSATCGGLGGMQGGQELRASGGSAGSGSQPLGDSLEETGEVCQGPGGLASASRWCLWLLHGSLPQLRGDPEEEEDTGGGLPGPRGVRWAALCIALALPSTAGLPGAGSLGGLAWFGAPAQGRPCQRQRAGLPGTRKAAIWEQTVARWAARLAGGGGVGGLPRLCVPARGRLPGRDWGRQPGPRWAGLCVPLVPLAAARVPTGFPGVCAPAQ